In Lentimicrobium sp. L6, one genomic interval encodes:
- a CDS encoding sensor histidine kinase: MGNAIKYSYSAKRIWVKVQIQDNSILTHVIDEGQGIPENELPNVFKAYKTTSSKPTDDEKSTGLGLAIVKKIVEAHQGSISVKSTAGIGSEFTFTLPIKL, encoded by the coding sequence ATTGGCAATGCCATAAAGTATTCCTATTCAGCTAAAAGAATTTGGGTGAAGGTTCAAATTCAAGACAATTCCATCCTAACGCATGTTATTGATGAGGGGCAAGGTATTCCAGAGAATGAACTCCCTAATGTTTTTAAAGCATATAAAACCACCTCTTCAAAACCCACCGACGATGAGAAATCTACAGGTCTGGGACTTGCTATTGTAAAAAAAATTGTAGAAGCACACCAAGGCAGTATTTCAGTAAAAAGCACAGCAGGAATTGGTTCGGAATTCACATTTACATTACCCATAAAATTG